A single Vigna radiata var. radiata cultivar VC1973A chromosome 8, Vradiata_ver6, whole genome shotgun sequence DNA region contains:
- the LOC106772532 gene encoding uncharacterized protein LOC106772532 isoform X5 has product MDGGDDPSTLVWPWVIEAVAARKEIPNPTLLSLIDAAPVGKDKFGENVKEMVSLRCLETLSTIMVDGVASSSSDSRAGFDFSRSCQDVLQEILDEQILLSNLKMNAPLLKSDLYPFINHKRAATSKCHLEQLRQTILEGTHPHTDYLKERSGLFPQNNSYSVIVNDVNRDDHSAKEAGNSANTENVLGKDNSVSLENGNKSSREHLLDNNSSPSKSRVYSVDDYLTKHFHGKQVCVKECGDFFRTSKRVKLSASTSFEPRKEKPDSQHRQEVSEHLTERILLVSEQGDHRVENNNKETVGGGSSEDIPYGCNVSKLCQPSSHIEVPPDESNIPFNDALMLQPTFGGENSQQLLVKSIPHEAFADGIQHGISGGKPKSKHEKDLQLEDPNDSPHQIAGVKEHDHTGNGCRVEVSGDIGYQSETNSLKMKKQTVQNLCLKCNEGDQLPIRDVNVIQPVVTECCLGMATTMPTNDANAEKNQQTTNLHQPKQTEPDITALNLSQEPVACDETIVGVVNGCGAELSSDSDEYHNEKKCLEAKKHEFLHSHCMVDHDFKAMNEPNEKNLCMKCNQGGQLLACKTTTCPMMVHENCLGAFAQFDAKGDFFCPFCTYSHTISEYIEAKKEASLARKELAIFISKGKMSQAAESLLNEFRTQEHCFSRKSSEYQHIHVKNNKDEQLTKCGDNREDHVDEHANEANNLLFGRSQQQTHISCTYSSFREKENISNGSVELLREEKIGQMPNAENITGVRGEENKVPTDHVDGLVGDTCINEKENIALVNKSNAGYESPQETAKQLDTDGATESVCEHNTGKEEMSENESEKHRISRYSMRYRKHKMQCKPEASPAFLANQLRRKYIPWTAEEEEMLREYRSLVSMTQRNGKTFWHLVLMCFRKLVSAVHQ; this is encoded by the exons ATGGACGGTGGCGATGACCCTTCAACATTGGTATGGCCTTGGGTCATTGAAGCCGTAGCAGCCCGTAAAGAAATCCCGAATCCCACTTTGCTGA GTTTGATTGATGCAGCACCTGTGGGGAAGGATAAATTTGgtgaaaatgtaaaagaaatggTTTCTTTGAGGTGCTTGGAGACACTGTCCACTATTATGGTTGACGGTGTAGCTTCTTCATCATCGGATTCCAGAGCTGGATTTGATTTTTCGCGGAGTTGTCAAGATGTCCTCCAGGAAATATTGGATGAg CAGATCCTATTATCAAATCTGAAAATGAATGCGCCGCTTTTGAAATCAGATCTTTACCCGTTTATAAATCACAAAAGAGCTGCCACTTCTAAATGCCACTTAGAGCAG CTGAGACAAACAATTTTGGAAGGTACTCATCCTCATACTGATTACTTGAAAGAAAGGAGTGGATTATTTCCTCAGAATAACAGTTATTCGGTGATTGTAAATGATGTCAATCGTGATGATCATTCAGCTAAGGAAGCTGGGAACTCCGCCAATACAGAAAACGTGCTAGGAAAAGATAACTCAGTGTCCTTGGAGAATGGGAATAAATCTTCAAGAGAACACTTGCTTGATAATAATTCTTCTCCCTCTAAGAGTAGGGTTTACTCAGTTGATGATTATCTTACAAAACACTTTCATGGAAAGCAAGTCTGTGTGAAGGAATGTGGTGATTTCTTTAGAACTTCAAAGAGGGTTAAACTTTCTGCATCTACAAGTTTTGAGCCTAGGAAAGAGAAGCCAGATTCTCAACACAGACAGGAAGTGTCAGAACATTTAACTGAAAGAATTCTTCTAGTTTCTGAACAAGGAGATCATCGTGTAGAAAATAATAACAAGGAAACTGTGGGTGGTGGGTCCTCAGAGGATATTCCCTATGGATGCAATGTTTCAAAATTGTGCCAACCCAGCAGCCATATTGAAGTCCCCCCTGATGAATCAAATATTCCTTTTAATGATGCTTTGATGCTTCAACCTACATTTGGTGGTGAAAATTCTCAACAACTGCTGGTTAAGTCAATTCCACATGAAGCATTTGCAGATGGAATCCAACATGGGATTTCAGGAGGTAAACCCAAGTCTAAACATGAAAAAGATTTACAACTTGAAGATCCAAATGACTCACCGCATCAAATTGCTGGTGTTAAAGAACATGATCATACTGGGAATGGTTGTAGAGTAGAGGTATCAGGTGATATTGGGTATCAAAGTGAAACAAATAGCCTTAAAATGAAGAAGCAGACAGTACAAAATCTTTGTTTAAAGTGTAATGAAGGTGACCAATTACCAATTCGAGATGTAAATGTCATCCAACCAGTGGTTACTGAATGTTGTCTCGGTATGGCAACTACCATGCCAACAAATGATGCTAATGcagaaaaaaatcaacaaacaaCTAATCTACACCAACCCAAACAGACAGAACCAGATATCACTGCGTTAAATCTCTCCCAAGAGCCAGTTGCTTGTGATGAAACTATAGTTGGTGTGGTTAATGGTTGTGGAGCAGAGTTATCAAGTGATAGTGATGAGTATCACAACGAAAAAAAATGTCTTGAAGCAAAAAAGCATGAATTCCTGCACTCCCACTGCATGGTTGATCATGATTTCAAAGCAATGAATgaaccaaatgaaaaaaatctttGCATGAAGTGTAATCAAGGTGGCCAATTATTGGCTTGTAAAACAACTACTTGCCCAATGATGGTGCATGAAAACTGTCTAGGGGCCTTTGCACAATTCGATGCAAAGGGCGACTTTTTTTGCCCATTTTGCACATATTCTCATACTATTTCAGAATATATTGAAGCTAAGAAAGAAGCTTCCTTAGCAAGGAAGGAATTAGCCATCTTTATTAGTAAAGGTAAAATGAGTCAAGCTGCCGAGAGTCTTCTTAATGAATTTCGTACACAAGAACATTGTTTTTCAAGAAAGAGTAGTgagtatcaacatattcatgtcaaaaacaataaagatgAACAGTTAACAAAGTGTGGAGACAATAGAGAAGATCATGTTGATGAGCATGCAAATGAAGCCAATAATCTTCTGTTTGGAAGAAGTCAGCAACAAACCCATATATCGTGTACCTATTCATCATtcagagaaaaggaaaatataagcAATGGATCAGTTGAACTtttaagagaagagaaaataggTCAAATGCCAAATGCAGAGAACATAACTGGTGTAAGAGGTGAAGAAAATAAAGTGCCAACTGACCATGTAGATGGACTTGTTGGTGACACATgtattaatgaaaaagaaaatattgccCTTGTTAATAAAAGCAATGCTGGATATGAAAGTCCACAAGAAACGGCAAAACAGCTAGATACTGATGGAGCAACAGAGTCAGTTTGTGAACATAATACTGGAAAAGAGGAAATGTCtgaaaatgaaagtgaaaagCATCGTATTTCTAGATACTCCATGAGATACCGTAAACATAAAATGCAATG CAAACCTGAGGCAAGCCCAGCATTTCTGGCTAATCAATTAAGACGAAAATATATTCCGTGGACAGCTGAGGAGGAAGAGATGCTAAGg GAGTACAGAAGTTTGGTTTCGATGACCcaaagaaatggaaaaacatTTTGGCATTTGGTTCTCATGTGTTTCAGAAAGTTGGTAAGCGCCGTACACCAATAG
- the LOC106772532 gene encoding uncharacterized protein LOC106772532 isoform X6, giving the protein MDGGDDPSTLVWPWVIEAVAARKEIPNPTLLSLIDAAPVGKDKFGENVKEMVSLRCLETLSTIMVDGVASSSSDSRAGFDFSRSCQDVLQEILDEQILLSNLKMNAPLLKSDLYPFINHKRAATSKCHLEQLRQTILEGTHPHTDYLKERSGLFPQNNSYSVIVNDVNRDDHSAKEAGNSANTENVLGKDNSVSLENGNKSSREHLLDNNSSPSKSRVYSVDDYLTKHFHGKQVCVKECGDFFRTSKRVKLSASTSFEPRKEKPDSQHRQEVSEHLTERILLVSEQGDHRVENNNKETVGGGSSEDIPYGCNVSKLCQPSSHIEVPPDESNIPFNDALMLQPTFGGENSQQLLVKSIPHEAFADGIQHGISGGKPKSKHEKDLQLEDPNDSPHQIAGVKEHDHTGNGCRVEVSGDIGYQSETNSLKMKKQTVQNLCLKCNEGDQLPIRDVNVIQPVVTECCLGMATTMPTNDANAEKNQQTTNLHQPKQTEPDITALNLSQEPVACDETIVGVVNGCGAELSSDSDEYHNEKKCLEAKKHEFLHSHCMVDHDFKAMNEPNEKNLCMKCNQGGQLLACKTTTCPMMVHENCLGAFAQFDAKGDFFCPFCTYSHTISEYIEAKKEASLARKELAIFISKGKMSQAAESLLNEFRTQEHCFSRKSSEYQHIHVKNNKDEQLTKCGDNREDHVDEHANEANNLLFGRSQQQTHISCTYSSFREKENISNGSVELLREEKIGQMPNAENITGVRGEENKVPTDHVDGLVGDTCINEKENIALVNKSNAGYESPQETAKQLDTDGATESVCEHNTGKEEMSENESEKHRISRYSMRYRKHKMQCKPEASPAFLANQLRRKYIPWTAEEEEMLRHSSSMYFFCFHNNSLRRSTEVWFR; this is encoded by the exons ATGGACGGTGGCGATGACCCTTCAACATTGGTATGGCCTTGGGTCATTGAAGCCGTAGCAGCCCGTAAAGAAATCCCGAATCCCACTTTGCTGA GTTTGATTGATGCAGCACCTGTGGGGAAGGATAAATTTGgtgaaaatgtaaaagaaatggTTTCTTTGAGGTGCTTGGAGACACTGTCCACTATTATGGTTGACGGTGTAGCTTCTTCATCATCGGATTCCAGAGCTGGATTTGATTTTTCGCGGAGTTGTCAAGATGTCCTCCAGGAAATATTGGATGAg CAGATCCTATTATCAAATCTGAAAATGAATGCGCCGCTTTTGAAATCAGATCTTTACCCGTTTATAAATCACAAAAGAGCTGCCACTTCTAAATGCCACTTAGAGCAG CTGAGACAAACAATTTTGGAAGGTACTCATCCTCATACTGATTACTTGAAAGAAAGGAGTGGATTATTTCCTCAGAATAACAGTTATTCGGTGATTGTAAATGATGTCAATCGTGATGATCATTCAGCTAAGGAAGCTGGGAACTCCGCCAATACAGAAAACGTGCTAGGAAAAGATAACTCAGTGTCCTTGGAGAATGGGAATAAATCTTCAAGAGAACACTTGCTTGATAATAATTCTTCTCCCTCTAAGAGTAGGGTTTACTCAGTTGATGATTATCTTACAAAACACTTTCATGGAAAGCAAGTCTGTGTGAAGGAATGTGGTGATTTCTTTAGAACTTCAAAGAGGGTTAAACTTTCTGCATCTACAAGTTTTGAGCCTAGGAAAGAGAAGCCAGATTCTCAACACAGACAGGAAGTGTCAGAACATTTAACTGAAAGAATTCTTCTAGTTTCTGAACAAGGAGATCATCGTGTAGAAAATAATAACAAGGAAACTGTGGGTGGTGGGTCCTCAGAGGATATTCCCTATGGATGCAATGTTTCAAAATTGTGCCAACCCAGCAGCCATATTGAAGTCCCCCCTGATGAATCAAATATTCCTTTTAATGATGCTTTGATGCTTCAACCTACATTTGGTGGTGAAAATTCTCAACAACTGCTGGTTAAGTCAATTCCACATGAAGCATTTGCAGATGGAATCCAACATGGGATTTCAGGAGGTAAACCCAAGTCTAAACATGAAAAAGATTTACAACTTGAAGATCCAAATGACTCACCGCATCAAATTGCTGGTGTTAAAGAACATGATCATACTGGGAATGGTTGTAGAGTAGAGGTATCAGGTGATATTGGGTATCAAAGTGAAACAAATAGCCTTAAAATGAAGAAGCAGACAGTACAAAATCTTTGTTTAAAGTGTAATGAAGGTGACCAATTACCAATTCGAGATGTAAATGTCATCCAACCAGTGGTTACTGAATGTTGTCTCGGTATGGCAACTACCATGCCAACAAATGATGCTAATGcagaaaaaaatcaacaaacaaCTAATCTACACCAACCCAAACAGACAGAACCAGATATCACTGCGTTAAATCTCTCCCAAGAGCCAGTTGCTTGTGATGAAACTATAGTTGGTGTGGTTAATGGTTGTGGAGCAGAGTTATCAAGTGATAGTGATGAGTATCACAACGAAAAAAAATGTCTTGAAGCAAAAAAGCATGAATTCCTGCACTCCCACTGCATGGTTGATCATGATTTCAAAGCAATGAATgaaccaaatgaaaaaaatctttGCATGAAGTGTAATCAAGGTGGCCAATTATTGGCTTGTAAAACAACTACTTGCCCAATGATGGTGCATGAAAACTGTCTAGGGGCCTTTGCACAATTCGATGCAAAGGGCGACTTTTTTTGCCCATTTTGCACATATTCTCATACTATTTCAGAATATATTGAAGCTAAGAAAGAAGCTTCCTTAGCAAGGAAGGAATTAGCCATCTTTATTAGTAAAGGTAAAATGAGTCAAGCTGCCGAGAGTCTTCTTAATGAATTTCGTACACAAGAACATTGTTTTTCAAGAAAGAGTAGTgagtatcaacatattcatgtcaaaaacaataaagatgAACAGTTAACAAAGTGTGGAGACAATAGAGAAGATCATGTTGATGAGCATGCAAATGAAGCCAATAATCTTCTGTTTGGAAGAAGTCAGCAACAAACCCATATATCGTGTACCTATTCATCATtcagagaaaaggaaaatataagcAATGGATCAGTTGAACTtttaagagaagagaaaataggTCAAATGCCAAATGCAGAGAACATAACTGGTGTAAGAGGTGAAGAAAATAAAGTGCCAACTGACCATGTAGATGGACTTGTTGGTGACACATgtattaatgaaaaagaaaatattgccCTTGTTAATAAAAGCAATGCTGGATATGAAAGTCCACAAGAAACGGCAAAACAGCTAGATACTGATGGAGCAACAGAGTCAGTTTGTGAACATAATACTGGAAAAGAGGAAATGTCtgaaaatgaaagtgaaaagCATCGTATTTCTAGATACTCCATGAGATACCGTAAACATAAAATGCAATG CAAACCTGAGGCAAGCCCAGCATTTCTGGCTAATCAATTAAGACGAAAATATATTCCGTGGACAGCTGAGGAGGAAGAGATGCTAAGg CATTCCTCGAGCATGTATTTCTTTTGCTTCCACAACAATTCTTTGA GAAGGAGTACAGAAGTTTGGTTTCGATGA
- the LOC106772532 gene encoding uncharacterized protein LOC106772532 isoform X1, protein MDGGDDPSTLVWPWVIEAVAARKEIPNPTLLSLIDAAPVGKDKFGENVKEMVSLRCLETLSTIMVDGVASSSSDSRAGFDFSRSCQDVLQEILDEQILLSNLKMNAPLLKSDLYPFINHKRAATSKCHLEQLRQTILEGTHPHTDYLKERSGLFPQNNSYSVIVNDVNRDDHSAKEAGNSANTENVLGKDNSVSLENGNKSSREHLLDNNSSPSKSRVYSVDDYLTKHFHGKQVCVKECGDFFRTSKRVKLSASTSFEPRKEKPDSQHRQEVSEHLTERILLVSEQGDHRVENNNKETVGGGSSEDIPYGCNVSKLCQPSSHIEVPPDESNIPFNDALMLQPTFGGENSQQLLVKSIPHEAFADGIQHGISGGKPKSKHEKDLQLEDPNDSPHQIAGVKEHDHTGNGCRVEVSGDIGYQSETNSLKMKKQTVQNLCLKCNEGDQLPIRDVNVIQPVVTECCLGMATTMPTNDANAEKNQQTTNLHQPKQTEPDITALNLSQEPVACDETIVGVVNGCGAELSSDSDEYHNEKKCLEAKKHEFLHSHCMVDHDFKAMNEPNEKNLCMKCNQGGQLLACKTTTCPMMVHENCLGAFAQFDAKGDFFCPFCTYSHTISEYIEAKKEASLARKELAIFISKGKMSQAAESLLNEFRTQEHCFSRKSSEYQHIHVKNNKDEQLTKCGDNREDHVDEHANEANNLLFGRSQQQTHISCTYSSFREKENISNGSVELLREEKIGQMPNAENITGVRGEENKVPTDHVDGLVGDTCINEKENIALVNKSNAGYESPQETAKQLDTDGATESVCEHNTGKEEMSENESEKHRISRYSMRYRKHKMQCKPEASPAFLANQLRRKYIPWTAEEEEMLRHSSSMYFFCFHNNSLRVQKFGFDDPKKWKNILAFGSHVFQKVGKRRTPIDLKDKWKNMCKASPKSK, encoded by the exons ATGGACGGTGGCGATGACCCTTCAACATTGGTATGGCCTTGGGTCATTGAAGCCGTAGCAGCCCGTAAAGAAATCCCGAATCCCACTTTGCTGA GTTTGATTGATGCAGCACCTGTGGGGAAGGATAAATTTGgtgaaaatgtaaaagaaatggTTTCTTTGAGGTGCTTGGAGACACTGTCCACTATTATGGTTGACGGTGTAGCTTCTTCATCATCGGATTCCAGAGCTGGATTTGATTTTTCGCGGAGTTGTCAAGATGTCCTCCAGGAAATATTGGATGAg CAGATCCTATTATCAAATCTGAAAATGAATGCGCCGCTTTTGAAATCAGATCTTTACCCGTTTATAAATCACAAAAGAGCTGCCACTTCTAAATGCCACTTAGAGCAG CTGAGACAAACAATTTTGGAAGGTACTCATCCTCATACTGATTACTTGAAAGAAAGGAGTGGATTATTTCCTCAGAATAACAGTTATTCGGTGATTGTAAATGATGTCAATCGTGATGATCATTCAGCTAAGGAAGCTGGGAACTCCGCCAATACAGAAAACGTGCTAGGAAAAGATAACTCAGTGTCCTTGGAGAATGGGAATAAATCTTCAAGAGAACACTTGCTTGATAATAATTCTTCTCCCTCTAAGAGTAGGGTTTACTCAGTTGATGATTATCTTACAAAACACTTTCATGGAAAGCAAGTCTGTGTGAAGGAATGTGGTGATTTCTTTAGAACTTCAAAGAGGGTTAAACTTTCTGCATCTACAAGTTTTGAGCCTAGGAAAGAGAAGCCAGATTCTCAACACAGACAGGAAGTGTCAGAACATTTAACTGAAAGAATTCTTCTAGTTTCTGAACAAGGAGATCATCGTGTAGAAAATAATAACAAGGAAACTGTGGGTGGTGGGTCCTCAGAGGATATTCCCTATGGATGCAATGTTTCAAAATTGTGCCAACCCAGCAGCCATATTGAAGTCCCCCCTGATGAATCAAATATTCCTTTTAATGATGCTTTGATGCTTCAACCTACATTTGGTGGTGAAAATTCTCAACAACTGCTGGTTAAGTCAATTCCACATGAAGCATTTGCAGATGGAATCCAACATGGGATTTCAGGAGGTAAACCCAAGTCTAAACATGAAAAAGATTTACAACTTGAAGATCCAAATGACTCACCGCATCAAATTGCTGGTGTTAAAGAACATGATCATACTGGGAATGGTTGTAGAGTAGAGGTATCAGGTGATATTGGGTATCAAAGTGAAACAAATAGCCTTAAAATGAAGAAGCAGACAGTACAAAATCTTTGTTTAAAGTGTAATGAAGGTGACCAATTACCAATTCGAGATGTAAATGTCATCCAACCAGTGGTTACTGAATGTTGTCTCGGTATGGCAACTACCATGCCAACAAATGATGCTAATGcagaaaaaaatcaacaaacaaCTAATCTACACCAACCCAAACAGACAGAACCAGATATCACTGCGTTAAATCTCTCCCAAGAGCCAGTTGCTTGTGATGAAACTATAGTTGGTGTGGTTAATGGTTGTGGAGCAGAGTTATCAAGTGATAGTGATGAGTATCACAACGAAAAAAAATGTCTTGAAGCAAAAAAGCATGAATTCCTGCACTCCCACTGCATGGTTGATCATGATTTCAAAGCAATGAATgaaccaaatgaaaaaaatctttGCATGAAGTGTAATCAAGGTGGCCAATTATTGGCTTGTAAAACAACTACTTGCCCAATGATGGTGCATGAAAACTGTCTAGGGGCCTTTGCACAATTCGATGCAAAGGGCGACTTTTTTTGCCCATTTTGCACATATTCTCATACTATTTCAGAATATATTGAAGCTAAGAAAGAAGCTTCCTTAGCAAGGAAGGAATTAGCCATCTTTATTAGTAAAGGTAAAATGAGTCAAGCTGCCGAGAGTCTTCTTAATGAATTTCGTACACAAGAACATTGTTTTTCAAGAAAGAGTAGTgagtatcaacatattcatgtcaaaaacaataaagatgAACAGTTAACAAAGTGTGGAGACAATAGAGAAGATCATGTTGATGAGCATGCAAATGAAGCCAATAATCTTCTGTTTGGAAGAAGTCAGCAACAAACCCATATATCGTGTACCTATTCATCATtcagagaaaaggaaaatataagcAATGGATCAGTTGAACTtttaagagaagagaaaataggTCAAATGCCAAATGCAGAGAACATAACTGGTGTAAGAGGTGAAGAAAATAAAGTGCCAACTGACCATGTAGATGGACTTGTTGGTGACACATgtattaatgaaaaagaaaatattgccCTTGTTAATAAAAGCAATGCTGGATATGAAAGTCCACAAGAAACGGCAAAACAGCTAGATACTGATGGAGCAACAGAGTCAGTTTGTGAACATAATACTGGAAAAGAGGAAATGTCtgaaaatgaaagtgaaaagCATCGTATTTCTAGATACTCCATGAGATACCGTAAACATAAAATGCAATG CAAACCTGAGGCAAGCCCAGCATTTCTGGCTAATCAATTAAGACGAAAATATATTCCGTGGACAGCTGAGGAGGAAGAGATGCTAAGg CATTCCTCGAGCATGTATTTCTTTTGCTTCCACAACAATTCTTTGA GAGTACAGAAGTTTGGTTTCGATGACCcaaagaaatggaaaaacatTTTGGCATTTGGTTCTCATGTGTTTCAGAAAGTTGGTAAGCGCCGTACACCAATAGACCTGAAGGATAAATGGAAGAACATGTGCAAAGCTTCcccaaaatcaaaatga
- the LOC106772532 gene encoding uncharacterized protein LOC106772532 isoform X7, translating to MDGGDDPSTLVWPWVIEAVAARKEIPNPTLLSLIDAAPVGKDKFGENVKEMVSLRCLETLSTIMVDGVASSSSDSRAGFDFSRSCQDVLQEILDEQILLSNLKMNAPLLKSDLYPFINHKRAATSKCHLEQLRQTILEGTHPHTDYLKERSGLFPQNNSYSVIVNDVNRDDHSAKEAGNSANTENVLGKDNSVSLENGNKSSREHLLDNNSSPSKSRVYSVDDYLTKHFHGKQVCVKECGDFFRTSKRVKLSASTSFEPRKEKPDSQHRQEVSEHLTERILLVSEQGDHRVENNNKETVGGGSSEDIPYGCNVSKLCQPSSHIEVPPDESNIPFNDALMLQPTFGGENSQQLLVKSIPHEAFADGIQHGISGGKPKSKHEKDLQLEDPNDSPHQIAGVKEHDHTGNGCRVEVSGDIGYQSETNSLKMKKQTVQNLCLKCNEGDQLPIRDVNVIQPVVTECCLGMATTMPTNDANAEKNQQTTNLHQPKQTEPDITALNLSQEPVACDETIVGVVNGCGAELSSDSDEYHNEKKCLEAKKHEFLHSHCMVDHDFKAMNEPNEKNLCMKCNQGGQLLACKTTTCPMMVHENCLGAFAQFDAKGDFFCPFCTYSHTISEYIEAKKEASLARKELAIFISKGKMSQAAESLLNEFRTQEHCFSRKSSEYQHIHVKNNKDEQLTKCGDNREDHVDEHANEANNLLFGRSQQQTHISCTYSSFREKENISNGSVELLREEKIGQMPNAENITGVRGEENKVPTDHVDGLVGDTCINEKENIALVNKSNAGYESPQETAKQLDTDGATESVCEHNTGKEEMSENESEKHRISRYSMRYRKHKMQCKPEASPAFLANQLRRKYIPWTAEEEEMLRVSFFFLPSLLPRRRSTEVWFR from the exons ATGGACGGTGGCGATGACCCTTCAACATTGGTATGGCCTTGGGTCATTGAAGCCGTAGCAGCCCGTAAAGAAATCCCGAATCCCACTTTGCTGA GTTTGATTGATGCAGCACCTGTGGGGAAGGATAAATTTGgtgaaaatgtaaaagaaatggTTTCTTTGAGGTGCTTGGAGACACTGTCCACTATTATGGTTGACGGTGTAGCTTCTTCATCATCGGATTCCAGAGCTGGATTTGATTTTTCGCGGAGTTGTCAAGATGTCCTCCAGGAAATATTGGATGAg CAGATCCTATTATCAAATCTGAAAATGAATGCGCCGCTTTTGAAATCAGATCTTTACCCGTTTATAAATCACAAAAGAGCTGCCACTTCTAAATGCCACTTAGAGCAG CTGAGACAAACAATTTTGGAAGGTACTCATCCTCATACTGATTACTTGAAAGAAAGGAGTGGATTATTTCCTCAGAATAACAGTTATTCGGTGATTGTAAATGATGTCAATCGTGATGATCATTCAGCTAAGGAAGCTGGGAACTCCGCCAATACAGAAAACGTGCTAGGAAAAGATAACTCAGTGTCCTTGGAGAATGGGAATAAATCTTCAAGAGAACACTTGCTTGATAATAATTCTTCTCCCTCTAAGAGTAGGGTTTACTCAGTTGATGATTATCTTACAAAACACTTTCATGGAAAGCAAGTCTGTGTGAAGGAATGTGGTGATTTCTTTAGAACTTCAAAGAGGGTTAAACTTTCTGCATCTACAAGTTTTGAGCCTAGGAAAGAGAAGCCAGATTCTCAACACAGACAGGAAGTGTCAGAACATTTAACTGAAAGAATTCTTCTAGTTTCTGAACAAGGAGATCATCGTGTAGAAAATAATAACAAGGAAACTGTGGGTGGTGGGTCCTCAGAGGATATTCCCTATGGATGCAATGTTTCAAAATTGTGCCAACCCAGCAGCCATATTGAAGTCCCCCCTGATGAATCAAATATTCCTTTTAATGATGCTTTGATGCTTCAACCTACATTTGGTGGTGAAAATTCTCAACAACTGCTGGTTAAGTCAATTCCACATGAAGCATTTGCAGATGGAATCCAACATGGGATTTCAGGAGGTAAACCCAAGTCTAAACATGAAAAAGATTTACAACTTGAAGATCCAAATGACTCACCGCATCAAATTGCTGGTGTTAAAGAACATGATCATACTGGGAATGGTTGTAGAGTAGAGGTATCAGGTGATATTGGGTATCAAAGTGAAACAAATAGCCTTAAAATGAAGAAGCAGACAGTACAAAATCTTTGTTTAAAGTGTAATGAAGGTGACCAATTACCAATTCGAGATGTAAATGTCATCCAACCAGTGGTTACTGAATGTTGTCTCGGTATGGCAACTACCATGCCAACAAATGATGCTAATGcagaaaaaaatcaacaaacaaCTAATCTACACCAACCCAAACAGACAGAACCAGATATCACTGCGTTAAATCTCTCCCAAGAGCCAGTTGCTTGTGATGAAACTATAGTTGGTGTGGTTAATGGTTGTGGAGCAGAGTTATCAAGTGATAGTGATGAGTATCACAACGAAAAAAAATGTCTTGAAGCAAAAAAGCATGAATTCCTGCACTCCCACTGCATGGTTGATCATGATTTCAAAGCAATGAATgaaccaaatgaaaaaaatctttGCATGAAGTGTAATCAAGGTGGCCAATTATTGGCTTGTAAAACAACTACTTGCCCAATGATGGTGCATGAAAACTGTCTAGGGGCCTTTGCACAATTCGATGCAAAGGGCGACTTTTTTTGCCCATTTTGCACATATTCTCATACTATTTCAGAATATATTGAAGCTAAGAAAGAAGCTTCCTTAGCAAGGAAGGAATTAGCCATCTTTATTAGTAAAGGTAAAATGAGTCAAGCTGCCGAGAGTCTTCTTAATGAATTTCGTACACAAGAACATTGTTTTTCAAGAAAGAGTAGTgagtatcaacatattcatgtcaaaaacaataaagatgAACAGTTAACAAAGTGTGGAGACAATAGAGAAGATCATGTTGATGAGCATGCAAATGAAGCCAATAATCTTCTGTTTGGAAGAAGTCAGCAACAAACCCATATATCGTGTACCTATTCATCATtcagagaaaaggaaaatataagcAATGGATCAGTTGAACTtttaagagaagagaaaataggTCAAATGCCAAATGCAGAGAACATAACTGGTGTAAGAGGTGAAGAAAATAAAGTGCCAACTGACCATGTAGATGGACTTGTTGGTGACACATgtattaatgaaaaagaaaatattgccCTTGTTAATAAAAGCAATGCTGGATATGAAAGTCCACAAGAAACGGCAAAACAGCTAGATACTGATGGAGCAACAGAGTCAGTTTGTGAACATAATACTGGAAAAGAGGAAATGTCtgaaaatgaaagtgaaaagCATCGTATTTCTAGATACTCCATGAGATACCGTAAACATAAAATGCAATG CAAACCTGAGGCAAGCCCAGCATTTCTGGCTAATCAATTAAGACGAAAATATATTCCGTGGACAGCTGAGGAGGAAGAGATGCTAAGggtatcttttttctttcttccatcaCTTCTTCCTAGAA GAAGGAGTACAGAAGTTTGGTTTCGATGA